In Telopea speciosissima isolate NSW1024214 ecotype Mountain lineage chromosome 10, Tspe_v1, whole genome shotgun sequence, the DNA window TAGGTACCTAAGATGTTTCAAATCTCCAATTGAATCTGGTAGGTCCTTGATAGGAACATTACTCAAATATAACGAACGTAAGCGTCTCAAGCTTACAATCAGATCATGATTGAGTTTCACATCAGGAATTTCATGCCTGTATTGGCTACTTAATATCAAAACTGTTCGCAGACTCTTTGATGTATTGAAGACCTCCAATGAAATTGGCTTGGATGCATTAACAAGCAAGGAAACATAGCGAGCTTTTTCCGAGATATTGGGTGAGCTGTTACACTCCACTGCAAAGCATATTTCCTTTGAAATAAATTGGGCCAAGTCATGGATGAGGTCATGCATGACAAACTGCACCTTATTGATTTTAGAATGCTGAAAGAAAGACCTCAGTACCAAATCATCAAAACATTCAGAACCTACATCTTCTATTCGTTTCCTTCCCTTAGAATGGACTAACCCTTCAGCAATCCACAATAAAACTAATTTCTCCTTGTTAAACTCATAATCCTTGGGGAATATAGAGCAATAGGAAAAACATTGCTTCAGATGTGAAGGAAGATAATTGTAACTGAGTCTAAGGGCTGGCAAAATCTCATTTTCATCTTCTCTTAAGTCCCATATATCACTTTTCAAGATCATATCCCACTCATACTCCTCTTCTTTACCATGTAAAAGCCCTCCAAGTGTCTTCGCTGCTAAAGGCAAACCTTGGCATTTCTTCAAAATCTCCTTCCCGATTGCTACCAAGTTCGGGTAGGAATCTGAATTTCCATCCACAAATGCTCTCTGCTTAAACAATAACCAACAATCATCATCTGATAACGCCTCCAACCGATGTGCCGCCATTGTCCCCATGATTGATGAAACTTTTTCGCTACGAGTAGTTACAATAATCTTACTTCCGCTATCTCCAGATCGAAACGGGAGGCGAAGGACATCCCAGTCACTCTTTCTTTCACTCCACACATCATCCAACACAAGTAGAAACCTCTTCCCTTTCAGCCTCTCTAGAAGATCATTTTGCAACACATCCAAGTCCATGAGATCAGAAGCTTTCCTAGTTGCAGATTCTATAATTGATTTTGTGAGCTTTCtaacatcaaaatcatcagaCACACAGACCCACATTCTTAACTCAAAATGCTTTTGTACTTTTTCATCATTGTAAACAAGCTGAGCAAGGGTTGTCTTTCCCAGTCCACCCATGCCGACTATGGGAATAATAGAAACATCATTTCCACCACATTCAGGTGATGTCAACAACTCTACCATCTTCTTTTTATCAGATTCCCTACCAAAAACACAAGATTCATCTACAAGTGAACTTGTTTGTGGCCTAATCCCCAATTGAGTTGGCCTTGTTCCAACTCCCTCTTTCAAACCAAGTTCATCTCTTTCTTGCGCAATTTCATCTAATCTCTCGTTAATCTCTTTAATCTTAGATGCTAAGCCTTGTTTAAACAGGAAATCTTTAGACAAGGAGAGAAAGTTGTGTACCTGATTCTTCTGGTTATTAAGTCTCAGAGCTTCGGTTGCAACCTCATCTAGTACGTCTTCTGCATCATAAGCGAGGTCTTTAAGATCACTTAACCACATCTTCACTGCCAGATCGCTGATCTGTCTCTCCTCGGCATCGTTGAGCACAGATTGAATTTTTGACAGAGTTCTTGCCAGTTTTTTCAGATCTTTATCAACACCCAACCGTAACCCAAATTCACGTATGATGGGGGAGGCCAACAGTTGAACTGCCACTTGAAAAGCAGCAGACAGAAAAGCATCTCCCACAGCCATAAGTCGTGTTTCACCAAGGAAAATGGTACCCAAAATCCAGAGATAATTTTGGTTTATGGTGTTTGAtaactgaaactgaaataatctagGGAAATCGCTATGCAAACCCTGTTTACACCGGTCTGTTTCATCAATAGAGAAGTAGAccgaaatctttttttttttttttttttggtaaaatcgAAATCTATTTCAGTCAAGTCTAACATGTTTAATTAGTGATCGAAAAACGGACAATGACTTTAAAAGAGTCAGAAAACGGTCAATAATTGAAAATAGTTAGTGATcgaaaatggtaaaaaaacgGTCAGTGATTGAAAATGATAAATGATCGAAAACGGTTAGAAAACGATCAGAAAATGCTCAGTGATTGAAAACAGTCAGTGACCGAAAACGATCAGTGATCGAAAAGTGATCGAAAAATGGCCAGCAATGTGGTTACAACAAGCTCTCAAAGATGTGGGTAGTTGTGAAACTACCTCTCAAAGAAGTGGGTAGTTATGAAACTACCTGGTAATTATAGAAACCACCTGAGGATGCctataaaaggaaaatttcaaAACAAAGGAAGGAATCCATCAAATCAACACAACAAGTCTTtacatttatcttttattttcttagcaATAGTATAATTGTAAATGGTTTCTAttcttttccttaaaagaaCTTGTTGGGGTTACTCTCCAATAGTACTATCAGATGCAATGATGCATCCTTCCAAGTCAAATTGAAGATCTTTGCAGTCCTTCATTTTACCAAACATGTATCTAGagagaaaattaatttgattgcttctttttcttgttcttgacattgcaatctttgcatttctttttgaaaagtccttggattaccaaggcaccGGTAGAACCCACTCTTTGATTCAATTTACTTTATGGAATAGTTTTCACATCCAACAACGGTCTCCAGACTGAAGAAATTTGGGGGAAATAGAccccacccctctctctctctctctctctctctctctcttctttgactTATCCTTCTTGTGAAGTGTGGACgatctggctcctctccagggagctcagcgcccagggagtgcccagggggcattCAAGGGTTGGGctatgccacacacatctcggtgcatgcctagggatgtgtgtgcaCGACCCAATGGCTGGAAGCTCCCTGGGCAttctgggctccctggagaggagctcaattgCTAGGTGGGGGATTcggctcgtctccagggagtgcccagggaTACCTGGAGCATCGACATCTGGCAGGTAGTGATTCAACGGTCATAAAGACCTAACCTAGATTTTGTACAAATTCACCGACTTCCTTTTGCTTGCCAAACCCGATCCAAAAaccaaatgatattttttatttccctccATTTCCCTCTTCATCTTCCTCGACTCAACATTCATCCTGCGATTTTATCTGGAAAACAAAACCTAACTTCACTAGAGACTCTTCATACCTGCAAGTGGAGGACACTCCCTCCTTCATCGATTCAAATTAAAGCAACATATCTACTTCTCCAATTCAAATCATTGATCTGATCTTTAGGTTGTGATTctatttttcccttcttccttgaCTCAACACACCTCTGCGACTCAGTTGGCTGAAAAACCACTCCTCTTCATCTTCGTGTCGGTGTTTCGAGCACGACATTGGGAGTTTTGCTCCCTGGTAATGTTGTGAAAAAGCTCAATTGGGATCCTCTGTTGTCGCCTGCCTGTGCGGCCAATGTGAAGCCTCACACAGGCAGACCATGGACCCCCACCTGGACAGGATGCTCGGGTAgtgggtagggtggttatttcgcccctgcctgtgtgaggctgcacacCGATGGCACAAGTATGCGGCAGCAGAGGATCCGAATAAAAAACGACTACTAATGAGAAAAGTAGATTGTCGCATATgtaaactcttttttttttttgcccaaaCCCTACTCTCgcatagtctttttttttttggtagaagtatGATTTATTGATGAGAAATGCTTGAGgtgtaagatttccataagatgggttggcatagtcccacttttattttattaaaatcggtttagttgtgttgatgggagctgccttaatggtatgagtccagttactatgtgtggacctaaagtattgtttccttaatgggaaggaaaccctagtttttttgcagggttggtccctgccc includes these proteins:
- the LOC122644078 gene encoding putative disease resistance protein RGA3 — its product is MAVGDAFLSAAFQVAVQLLASPIIREFGLRLGVDKDLKKLARTLSKIQSVLNDAEERQISDLAVKMWLSDLKDLAYDAEDVLDEVATEALRLNNQKNQVHNFLSLSKDFLFKQGLASKIKEINERLDEIAQERDELGLKEGVGTRPTQLGIRPQTSSLVDESCVFGRESDKKKMVELLTSPECGGNDVSIIPIVGMGGLGKTTLAQLVYNDEKVQKHFELRMWVCVSDDFDVRKLTKSIIESATRKASDLMDLDVLQNDLLERLKGKRFLLVLDDVWSERKSDWDVLRLPFRSGDSGSKIIVTTRSEKVSSIMGTMAAHRLEALSDDDCWLLFKQRAFVDGNSDSYPNLVAIGKEILKKCQGLPLAAKTLGGLLHGKEEEYEWDMILKSDIWDLREDENEILPALRLSYNYLPSHLKQCFSYCSIFPKDYEFNKEKLVLLWIAEGLVHSKGRKRIEDVGSECFDDLVLRSFFQHSKINKVQFVMHDLIHDLAQFISKEICFAVECNSSPNISEKARYVSLLVNASKPISLEVFNTSKSLRTVLILSSQYRHEIPDVKLNHDLIVSLRRLRSLYLSNVPIKDLPDSIGDLKHLRYLNVSNTKIKALPDSTCSLYNLQILILRNCSELFQLPKATTNLINLRHLSLVGCWHLASMPPEIGRLTCLQTLDRFVASKESGCGIGELKNMMQLQGSLCIDRLEDVANVTDAMEASLKNKHYLHKLALEWSCRRYLPDGIDEDVLDGLQPHANIEELKIDNYHGSKFPSWIGDSSLSHLVKIEFSHCGHCKILPSLGQLPFLKHLIIDAMYGLENLGYEFCGDGNVRGFPSLETLRLEDMKDLKEWKGAENGEFPFLHELIIMKCPKLTTLPRFPSLQDLVLDECHEKILSSFPHIISICTLKMSNFRKLMFLPEGFFHHLSALKELRIHHCYQLMTLQKVGLEDLKSLCHLEILCCPQLVDLSEGLPTTLQHLSVHVCSNLKSLPEGLQNLSSLQDLDIYKCPQLASFRSDRLPTMLKNLKISKCSNLNSLPMGLQDITTLESLVIEGCHHIISLPEEGLPISLHSLMIRECEILEKRCQEGGEDWAKISHIPRIHIGNF